In the genome of Gordonia rubripertincta, one region contains:
- a CDS encoding metallophosphoesterase, translating to MQHSELDFRSRLGSSGSGVGSRALVGAAGLAAAGLVYSTVIERNAFALRHTTLSVLEPGASPLRVLHISDLHMMPNQRLKQAWISELEALEPDLVVNTGDNLAHPQAVPAVIQSLGGLLSRPGLFVFGSNDYFGPKPKNPMKYFKKDHQRTHGEPLPWQDLRAAFTERGWLDATHTVRELEVSGVRVVASGVDDPHIERDRYETIAGRPNPLAHLRLGLTHSPEPRVLDRFAADGYDLVMAGHTHGGQLCLPFFGALVTNCHIDRSRVKGPSNWGSSMKLHVSAGLGTSPYAPARFCCRPEASLLTLTPVSHGDADYDADQSLPQLARETL from the coding sequence ATGCAGCACTCCGAACTCGACTTCCGCTCACGCCTCGGTTCGTCCGGTTCCGGGGTCGGTTCGCGCGCACTCGTCGGTGCCGCGGGGCTGGCCGCCGCCGGCCTCGTCTACTCGACCGTCATCGAGCGCAACGCCTTCGCCCTGCGCCACACGACGCTGTCGGTCCTCGAACCCGGCGCCTCGCCCTTGCGGGTCCTGCACATCAGCGACCTGCACATGATGCCCAACCAGCGACTCAAGCAGGCGTGGATCTCCGAGCTCGAGGCCCTGGAACCCGACCTGGTGGTCAACACCGGCGACAACCTCGCGCACCCGCAGGCAGTGCCCGCGGTGATCCAGTCCCTCGGTGGCCTCCTGTCGCGGCCGGGCCTGTTCGTCTTCGGGTCCAACGACTACTTCGGCCCCAAGCCGAAGAACCCGATGAAGTACTTCAAGAAGGACCATCAGCGGACGCACGGCGAACCGCTCCCCTGGCAGGATCTCCGGGCGGCGTTCACCGAACGCGGCTGGCTGGACGCCACGCACACCGTGCGTGAGCTCGAGGTCAGCGGGGTCCGCGTGGTCGCCTCCGGCGTCGACGATCCGCACATCGAGCGGGATCGCTACGAGACCATCGCCGGCCGCCCCAACCCGCTCGCGCACCTGCGCCTGGGCCTCACGCATTCGCCCGAGCCGCGGGTCCTCGACCGCTTCGCCGCCGACGGTTACGACCTCGTGATGGCCGGCCACACCCACGGCGGTCAGCTGTGCCTGCCGTTCTTCGGCGCGCTCGTCACCAACTGTCACATCGACCGCTCCCGGGTGAAGGGCCCGTCGAACTGGGGCTCGTCGATGAAGCTGCACGTCAGTGCCGGACTGGGCACCTCACCGTACGCGCCCGCACGCTTCTGCTGCCGCCCGGAGGCCAGCCTGCTGACCCTCACCCCGGTCTCGCACGGCGACGCCGACTATGACGCCGACCAGTCACTGCCGCAGCTGGCCCGCGAGACCTTGTGA